One genomic window of Sphingomonas ginsengisoli An et al. 2013 includes the following:
- a CDS encoding M20/M25/M40 family metallo-hydrolase codes for MPIRSIIAATLLAATAAPAFAQAPAPATALRPDQVEFRRVYKELVETNTTLSAGSCTLAAERMAAYLKSAGIPDSDLHPFVEPSHPKEGGLVVVYPGRQPTARPVLMLAHIDVVEAKREDWTRDPFTLVEENGNFYARGAADDKAMASIWVDTLARMAREKYRPRRTLKLALTCGEETSGAFNGAEYLAKNQRQLIDAAFAVNEGGGGKLDANGTPRFLGIQVGEKLSQNYTLEVTNPGGHSSRPVPDNAIYHLAHALTAIEATRFPVMFSATTRDFYTRMAPTRPADQRAAITALLANPNDVAARALLEREPDDNAILHTNCVATMLDAGHATNALPQRARANINCRIFPGTSAEDVRQTLIKAIADPKVAVSLREVRNAPAPPPPLDPKVLGPAETLAKQMFPGVPLVRIMSAGATDGAFLTPVGIPTYGISGYFGDPDGNGVHGLNERVRVSVLYNSRDYLQRLIRIYAEQAD; via the coding sequence GTGCCCATCCGCTCGATTATCGCCGCCACCTTGCTCGCCGCCACTGCCGCGCCAGCGTTCGCCCAAGCGCCGGCTCCGGCGACAGCGCTGCGCCCCGACCAAGTCGAGTTCCGCCGGGTTTACAAGGAGCTGGTCGAGACCAACACGACGCTGTCGGCGGGCAGTTGCACACTCGCCGCCGAGCGGATGGCCGCCTACCTCAAGTCCGCCGGAATTCCCGACAGCGATCTTCACCCGTTCGTCGAACCCTCGCATCCGAAGGAAGGCGGGCTGGTCGTCGTCTACCCCGGCCGTCAGCCGACCGCGCGGCCGGTGCTGATGCTGGCCCACATCGACGTGGTCGAGGCCAAGCGCGAGGACTGGACCCGCGATCCCTTCACCTTGGTCGAGGAGAATGGGAATTTCTACGCTCGCGGCGCCGCCGATGATAAGGCGATGGCGTCGATCTGGGTCGACACGCTGGCGCGGATGGCGCGCGAGAAATATCGTCCCCGCCGCACGCTCAAGCTTGCGCTGACCTGCGGCGAGGAGACCAGCGGCGCGTTCAACGGCGCCGAATATCTCGCCAAGAACCAGCGCCAGCTGATCGATGCGGCCTTCGCGGTCAACGAGGGCGGCGGGGGCAAGCTCGACGCCAACGGTACCCCGCGCTTCCTCGGCATCCAGGTCGGCGAGAAGCTCAGCCAGAATTACACGCTCGAGGTGACCAATCCCGGCGGCCACAGCTCGCGTCCGGTCCCTGACAATGCCATCTATCATCTGGCCCACGCGCTGACCGCGATCGAGGCGACGCGATTCCCGGTGATGTTCAGCGCGACCACCCGCGATTTCTACACCCGCATGGCGCCGACCCGTCCGGCCGACCAGCGCGCGGCGATCACCGCGCTGCTCGCCAATCCGAACGACGTGGCTGCTCGCGCGCTGCTCGAGCGCGAGCCCGACGACAACGCCATTCTCCATACCAATTGCGTCGCGACGATGCTCGATGCGGGCCACGCCACCAATGCGCTGCCGCAGCGGGCGCGCGCCAACATCAACTGCCGGATTTTCCCAGGCACCAGCGCCGAGGACGTTCGCCAGACGCTGATCAAGGCGATTGCCGATCCCAAGGTCGCGGTCTCGCTGCGCGAAGTCCGCAACGCTCCGGCGCCGCCGCCTCCGCTCGACCCGAAGGTGCTCGGTCCGGCCGAGACGCTGGCCAAGCAGATGTTCCCCGGCGTGCCGCTGGTTCGGATCATGTCGGCCGGCGCGACCGACGGCGCCTTCCTGACGCCCGTGGGCATTCCGACCTACGGCATCAGCGGCTATTTCGGCGATCCCGACGGCAATGGCGTGCATGGGCTCAACGAGCGCGTGCGGGTCAGCGTGCTTTACAACAGCCGCGACTATCTCCAGCGGCTGATCCGCATCTACGCCGAACAGGCGGACTGA
- a CDS encoding M13 family metallopeptidase, giving the protein MFQRILLAGTAALAVTVAGSAPLLAKPAPAHHARASTTSAKPQLGSWGVDLAGMDKSVNPGDSWYNYVNGTWDKNTEIPADKSSWGGFGILRDLSDQRTHDLIEDVAKTGGPAGSNDQKIADLYKSFMDEQAIEAKGLTPLRPYLARIAAVQSRDDLTNAMAWANRTGIGGPIRAGVQQDLKNNSLYAVYLSQGGLGLPDRDYYLDTTNPKFAEARTKYIAHVGNMLRMAGMSEPEARAQRIFDLEKQIAQVQWSRVQSRQVEKRYNPRTLAELKAQDPGVNWDAYFRETGIGAPERVIVSQPEAIAGSAKLIESAPIDTWKDYLTFRTISAAAPMLPKAFVNENFDFYGKTLSGTPQLPERWKRGVGLVNGALGEAVGQAYVAKYFTPETKAKMDELVHNLIKAMDHRLANLTWMAPETKAKARVKLAAFTPKIGYPTKWRDYSALTVESGDPVGNLFRASAFEYNRNLAKMGKPVDRTEWGMTPMTVNAYANPPMNEVVFPAAILQPPFFDPNADMAVNYGAIGAVIGHELSHHFDDQGRKYDPQGNLNDWWTQADIDRFKVGTDKVVAQYGAYEPIPGKHVNGELTLGENMADLAGLNVAYDAYKMSLHGKPDRVIDGYTGDQRFFLGFGQVWRNKMREAAMLNQLTTDPHSPGQLRPNVVRNFDAWYKAFNVKSGALYLTPEQRIHIW; this is encoded by the coding sequence ATGTTCCAACGGATTCTTCTGGCCGGTACCGCCGCCCTCGCCGTCACCGTCGCCGGTAGCGCGCCGCTGCTCGCCAAGCCCGCGCCCGCGCACCACGCCCGCGCCTCGACTACCTCCGCCAAGCCGCAGCTCGGCAGCTGGGGCGTCGACCTCGCCGGCATGGACAAGAGCGTGAACCCCGGCGACAGCTGGTACAATTACGTCAACGGGACGTGGGACAAGAACACCGAGATCCCCGCCGACAAGTCGAGCTGGGGCGGGTTCGGCATCCTCCGCGACCTCAGCGACCAGCGCACCCATGACCTCATCGAGGACGTCGCCAAGACCGGCGGTCCGGCCGGCAGCAACGATCAGAAGATCGCCGACCTCTACAAGAGCTTCATGGACGAGCAGGCGATCGAAGCGAAGGGCCTGACCCCGCTCCGGCCCTACCTCGCCCGGATCGCCGCGGTGCAGAGCCGCGATGACCTGACCAATGCGATGGCCTGGGCCAATCGCACCGGCATCGGCGGTCCGATCCGCGCCGGGGTCCAGCAGGACCTCAAGAACAATAGCCTCTACGCCGTCTATCTCAGCCAAGGCGGCCTCGGCCTGCCCGACCGCGACTATTACCTCGACACCACCAATCCCAAGTTTGCCGAGGCGCGCACCAAGTATATCGCCCATGTCGGCAACATGCTGCGCATGGCCGGGATGAGCGAGCCGGAGGCGCGCGCCCAGCGGATCTTCGACCTCGAGAAGCAGATCGCGCAGGTCCAGTGGTCGCGCGTCCAGTCGCGCCAGGTCGAGAAGCGTTATAATCCGCGCACGCTGGCCGAGCTCAAGGCGCAGGACCCGGGCGTCAACTGGGACGCCTATTTCCGCGAGACCGGTATCGGCGCGCCCGAGCGGGTGATCGTCAGCCAGCCCGAGGCGATCGCCGGGTCGGCCAAGCTGATCGAGTCGGCGCCGATCGACACGTGGAAGGACTATCTGACCTTCCGTACCATCTCGGCCGCCGCGCCGATGCTGCCCAAGGCGTTCGTCAACGAGAATTTCGACTTCTACGGCAAGACGCTGTCGGGCACGCCCCAGCTGCCCGAGCGATGGAAGCGCGGGGTTGGCTTGGTCAACGGCGCATTGGGTGAGGCGGTCGGCCAGGCCTATGTCGCCAAATACTTCACGCCCGAGACCAAGGCCAAGATGGACGAACTCGTCCACAACCTGATCAAGGCGATGGATCACCGGTTGGCCAACCTCACCTGGATGGCGCCCGAGACCAAGGCCAAGGCGCGGGTCAAGCTCGCCGCCTTCACCCCCAAGATCGGCTATCCGACCAAGTGGCGCGACTATTCGGCGTTGACGGTCGAGAGCGGCGATCCGGTCGGCAATCTCTTCCGCGCCAGCGCGTTCGAATATAACCGCAACCTCGCGAAGATGGGCAAGCCGGTCGACCGCACGGAGTGGGGCATGACCCCGATGACGGTGAACGCCTACGCCAACCCGCCGATGAACGAAGTAGTGTTCCCGGCCGCGATCCTGCAGCCGCCCTTCTTCGATCCGAACGCCGACATGGCGGTCAACTATGGCGCGATCGGCGCGGTGATCGGGCATGAGCTCAGCCACCACTTCGACGACCAGGGTCGGAAGTACGACCCGCAGGGCAACCTCAACGACTGGTGGACGCAGGCGGACATCGACCGCTTCAAGGTCGGCACCGACAAGGTTGTCGCCCAGTACGGCGCCTATGAGCCGATCCCGGGCAAGCATGTGAACGGCGAGCTGACGCTCGGCGAGAATATGGCCGACCTCGCCGGCCTCAACGTCGCCTACGATGCCTACAAGATGAGCCTGCACGGGAAGCCCGACCGGGTCATCGACGGCTACACCGGCGACCAGCGCTTCTTCCTCGGCTTCGGCCAGGTATGGCGCAACAAGATGCGCGAGGCGGCGATGCTCAACCAGCTGACCACCGATCCGCATTCGCCGGGGCAGCTCCGTCCCAACGTCGTCCGCAACTTCGACGCCTGGTACAAGGCGTTCAACGTCAAGAGCGGCGCGCTCTACCTGACGCCGGAGCAGCGCATCCACATCTGGTAA
- a CDS encoding diacylglycerol/lipid kinase family protein, with translation MQGLIILNKGGGSAGDDVEERVRAAVADAGLDAEICAVEGAECARRATAARDDGRPFVAAGGGDGTISSVAGILAGSEVPLAVLPLGTLNHFARDLGIPTELEEAVAVLKTGHHRPVDVAEVNGRVFINNSAVGLYPLMVLDREAQQKRLGRSKKLAMLVAGARTLVRFRHHRLRLTINDAEQASVNTPLLFVGNNDYALVLPEAGKRQTLDDGRLCVMVLRSQSRAGMVAAILRALVGRTRDDDLIRLDDVTRLRVASSRSHLAVATDGETEHLESPLDYRIWPKALQVIVPQ, from the coding sequence ATGCAGGGTCTGATCATACTCAACAAGGGTGGCGGTAGCGCGGGCGACGACGTCGAGGAGCGGGTCCGCGCCGCGGTTGCCGATGCCGGGCTCGACGCCGAAATCTGTGCGGTCGAAGGCGCCGAGTGTGCGCGCCGGGCGACTGCGGCCCGCGACGATGGCCGACCGTTCGTTGCGGCCGGTGGCGGCGACGGCACGATCAGTTCGGTCGCGGGTATTCTGGCGGGAAGCGAGGTGCCTCTCGCCGTGCTCCCGCTCGGCACGTTGAACCATTTCGCCCGCGACCTCGGCATTCCGACCGAACTCGAAGAGGCGGTGGCAGTGCTCAAGACCGGCCACCACCGCCCGGTCGACGTTGCCGAGGTCAACGGCCGCGTCTTCATCAACAACAGCGCGGTCGGGCTCTATCCGTTGATGGTGCTCGACCGCGAGGCGCAGCAGAAGCGGCTCGGGCGATCCAAGAAGCTGGCGATGCTGGTCGCCGGGGCGCGGACGCTGGTGCGATTCCGTCATCACCGGCTCCGCCTGACGATTAACGATGCTGAGCAGGCGAGCGTCAACACGCCGCTGCTGTTCGTCGGCAACAACGACTATGCGCTGGTTCTGCCTGAAGCGGGCAAGCGTCAGACGCTCGACGACGGGCGACTGTGCGTGATGGTGCTCCGTTCGCAGAGCCGTGCGGGGATGGTCGCCGCGATCCTTCGCGCGCTGGTCGGCCGGACGCGCGACGACGATCTCATCCGGCTCGATGACGTCACCCGGCTCCGCGTGGCGAGTTCACGGAGCCATCTCGCGGTCGCGACCGACGGTGAGACCGAGCATCTCGAAAGCCCGCTCGACTACCGCATCTGGCCCAAGGCGTTGCAGGTGATCGTGCCCCAATGA
- a CDS encoding FAD-dependent oxidoreductase, which translates to MRHFAVIGSGPAGFYTAEALLKTYGSEARVDILDRLPVPYGLIRFGVAPDHQSIKAVTKRYEKVALEPGARFLGNVHLGADVSIEELLGLYDAVVLATGAPHDRRLGIPGDDLPGVLGSAAFVGWYNGHPDFAELAPPLDGTAAAIVGNGNVALDVARILSKTPAEFVGSDIVGHAFEALGQSHLRSVTILGRRGPQQIAMTPKELGELGHLEQAQPLVDPADLPPADSDAELDPGQRKSVGHLREFAAMPRNEKPREILFDFFARPLAIEGDGRAERLIVERTALQADGTSHGTGETYAVPCSLVVSCIGYATPAIPGVPYDDRLGRFANDGGRIAERLYAVGWARRGPTGTIGTNRPDGYEVAEQIAALFPAEGGDSGRRGGDGLDALLQLRGCDPVPFHDWQKIEAAEVAAARAGAPREKLVRVGDMLKAGGH; encoded by the coding sequence ATGCGCCATTTCGCCGTGATCGGTTCGGGTCCCGCGGGGTTCTACACAGCCGAAGCGCTGCTCAAGACGTACGGCAGTGAGGCGCGGGTCGATATCCTCGACCGGCTGCCGGTGCCTTACGGCCTGATCCGCTTCGGGGTCGCCCCCGACCACCAGTCGATCAAGGCGGTAACGAAGCGCTACGAAAAGGTCGCGCTCGAACCCGGCGCGCGCTTCCTCGGCAATGTCCACCTCGGGGCCGACGTCTCGATCGAGGAGTTGCTTGGCCTCTATGACGCGGTCGTGCTGGCGACCGGCGCGCCGCACGACCGTCGGCTCGGCATCCCTGGCGACGACCTCCCCGGCGTGCTCGGTTCGGCGGCCTTCGTCGGCTGGTACAACGGCCATCCCGATTTCGCCGAGCTGGCGCCGCCGCTCGACGGGACTGCCGCGGCGATCGTCGGCAACGGCAATGTCGCACTCGACGTCGCCCGCATCCTCAGCAAAACCCCGGCGGAGTTCGTCGGCTCGGACATCGTCGGCCATGCGTTCGAGGCGCTTGGCCAGAGCCACCTGCGCAGCGTCACCATCCTCGGCCGCCGCGGGCCGCAGCAGATCGCGATGACGCCCAAGGAGCTCGGCGAGCTCGGCCATCTCGAGCAGGCGCAGCCGCTGGTCGATCCCGCCGACCTGCCGCCGGCCGACAGCGATGCCGAGCTCGATCCGGGGCAGCGCAAGTCCGTCGGGCATTTGCGCGAGTTTGCTGCCATGCCGCGCAACGAAAAGCCGCGCGAGATCCTGTTCGACTTCTTCGCCAGGCCGCTGGCGATCGAGGGTGACGGCCGGGCCGAACGGCTGATCGTCGAACGAACCGCCTTGCAGGCTGACGGCACGTCGCACGGCACGGGCGAGACCTACGCCGTGCCCTGCTCGCTGGTGGTGAGCTGCATCGGCTACGCAACGCCGGCGATCCCCGGCGTGCCCTACGACGACCGGCTCGGCCGCTTCGCCAACGACGGCGGACGGATTGCGGAACGGCTCTATGCCGTAGGTTGGGCTCGGCGGGGCCCGACCGGGACGATCGGGACCAACCGCCCCGACGGCTATGAGGTCGCCGAGCAGATCGCCGCGCTGTTTCCGGCCGAGGGCGGCGACAGCGGGCGGCGCGGCGGCGACGGGCTCGACGCCCTGCTCCAATTGCGCGGCTGCGATCCCGTGCCCTTCCACGACTGGCAGAAAATCGAGGCGGCCGAGGTCGCTGCGGCACGGGCCGGCGCTCCGCGTGAGAAACTGGTGCGGGTCGGCGACATGCTCAAAGCCGGCGGACATTGA
- a CDS encoding polyhydroxyalkanoic acid system family protein → MSQPIHVDLPHTLGREEAQRRIAANVHKLQGYIPGGADVTSNWVDNRLDLTVGAMGQSVDAKIDVEDRLVRCVIALPGLLGMFSKPIEAALKAKGSDLLLEDRTKV, encoded by the coding sequence ATGAGCCAGCCCATCCACGTCGACCTCCCCCACACCCTCGGCCGCGAGGAGGCACAGCGGCGGATCGCCGCTAACGTCCACAAGCTCCAGGGCTACATTCCCGGCGGGGCGGACGTCACCAGCAACTGGGTCGATAACCGGCTCGACCTCACCGTCGGGGCGATGGGCCAGAGCGTCGATGCCAAGATCGACGTCGAGGATCGGCTGGTCCGCTGCGTGATCGCACTGCCCGGACTACTGGGCATGTTTTCGAAGCCGATCGAGGCGGCGCTGAAAGCCAAGGGCAGCGACCTGCTGCTCGAGGATCGCACAAAGGTCTAA
- a CDS encoding D-Ala-D-Ala carboxypeptidase family metallohydrolase yields the protein MPLLPVLLALAQPTAAAASIVPPFRVGPPVWNPTGDYVIAGQDEAGYRRWIGGQSWRPGLVASFHRYLMDNQVGFVVPTWQLLRTASDWAKCGAEPFEVPPITQWANVIQTLRYVRDYVVPAIGPVEAVSAYRNPILNQCAGGAPESVHMTMSAIDLVPLLPIDRGTLMSRLCSGHAINGPRYNVGLGFYTKLRFHVDSWKYRTWGRNDGGTLACPSPIVRAAPPAPAVTVVPTAIQPASPSSDPLAPR from the coding sequence ATGCCGTTGCTGCCAGTCCTGCTTGCCCTCGCCCAGCCCACCGCCGCCGCCGCGTCGATCGTTCCGCCGTTCCGCGTCGGTCCGCCGGTATGGAATCCGACCGGCGACTATGTGATCGCCGGTCAGGACGAGGCCGGATATCGCCGATGGATCGGCGGGCAGAGCTGGCGGCCCGGACTGGTCGCCAGCTTCCATCGCTATCTGATGGACAATCAGGTCGGCTTCGTCGTCCCGACCTGGCAGTTGCTGCGGACCGCGAGCGACTGGGCAAAGTGCGGCGCCGAACCGTTCGAGGTGCCGCCGATCACCCAGTGGGCCAACGTCATCCAGACGCTGCGCTACGTCCGCGATTATGTGGTGCCGGCGATCGGCCCGGTCGAGGCGGTCAGCGCCTATCGCAATCCGATCCTCAACCAGTGCGCCGGTGGCGCGCCGGAGAGCGTCCACATGACCATGTCGGCGATCGACCTGGTGCCGCTGCTGCCGATCGATCGCGGCACGCTGATGAGCCGGCTCTGTTCGGGCCATGCGATCAACGGGCCGCGCTACAATGTCGGATTGGGCTTCTATACCAAGCTGCGCTTCCACGTGGACAGCTGGAAATATCGCACGTGGGGCCGCAACGACGGCGGAACGCTCGCCTGCCCGAGCCCGATCGTCCGGGCAGCCCCGCCGGCGCCAGCGGTGACCGTAGTCCCCACCGCGATTCAACCAGCCTCTCCCAGCTCGGACCCCCTCGCTCCGCGCTGA
- the clpB gene encoding ATP-dependent chaperone ClpB produces MDFEKLTDRAKGFVQAAQTIAVREHHQRITPAHFLKALLDDEQGMAAGLIDAAGGDAKAARREADALVAREPAVTGSGATSAPGLDGDVMRLLDQAEQIAKKAGDSFVTVQRILLAMALAKGSDVATALERAGVRPLALNAAIDKLQGGRTADTQGAEDRLDALKKFARDLTQAARDGKLDPVIGRDEEIRRTIQVLARRTKNNPVLIGEPGVGKTAIVEGLAIRMMNGDVPDGLKDRRLLSLDMGSLIAGAKYRGEFEERLKGVLDEVKGAAGEIILFIDEMHTLVGAGKSEGAMDASNLLKPALARGELHCIGATTLDEYRKHVEKDPALERRFQPVFVGEPTVEDTISILRGLKEKYELHHGITITDPAIVAAVTLSNRYISDRFLPDKAIDLMDEAASRIRMEVESKPEEIENLDRRIMQLKIEREALKREKDAASRDRLGNLEGELGNLEQQSAELTQRWQAEKEKIAAASKVQEQLDSARLELEQAQRGGDLAKAGELAYGRIPALEKQLEDARAVSQHAMLREEVTEQDIAAVVSRWTGVPVERMMEGEREKLLQMEQLIGKRVIGQDQAVKAVSTAVRRARAGLQDPNRPLGSFLFLGPTGVGKTELTKALAEFLFDDATAMVRIDMSEFMEKHAVARLIGAPPGYVGYEEGGVLTEAVRRRPYQVVLFDEVEKAHGDVFNILLQVLDDGRLTDGQGRTVDFTNTIIILTSNLGSQYLAALGDDEPVEKAEPQVMDVVRAHFRPEFLNRLDEVILFHRLSAGNMAPIVDIQVDRLRRLLTDRKIKLELTEAARAWLARVGYDPTYGARPLKRAVQRYLQDPLADLILRGEVRDGSTVRADEGDGGLTLTPVAEERAAA; encoded by the coding sequence ATGGACTTCGAAAAACTCACCGATCGCGCCAAGGGCTTCGTCCAGGCCGCGCAGACCATCGCGGTGCGCGAGCATCACCAGCGGATCACCCCGGCGCATTTCCTCAAAGCCTTGCTCGACGACGAGCAGGGAATGGCCGCGGGGTTGATCGACGCCGCCGGGGGCGACGCCAAGGCCGCCCGCCGTGAAGCCGACGCGCTGGTCGCGCGCGAGCCCGCCGTGACCGGCTCGGGCGCGACCTCGGCTCCCGGGCTCGACGGCGACGTGATGCGCCTGCTCGACCAGGCCGAGCAGATTGCGAAAAAGGCCGGCGACAGCTTCGTCACCGTGCAGCGCATTCTGCTGGCGATGGCGCTCGCCAAGGGCAGCGACGTCGCGACCGCGCTCGAGCGCGCGGGGGTCAGGCCGCTCGCGCTCAACGCCGCGATCGACAAGCTGCAGGGCGGGCGCACCGCCGACACGCAGGGTGCCGAGGATCGCCTCGACGCGCTCAAGAAATTTGCCCGCGACCTCACCCAGGCCGCGCGCGACGGCAAGCTCGATCCCGTCATCGGCCGCGACGAGGAGATCCGCCGCACCATCCAGGTGCTCGCCCGCCGGACCAAGAACAATCCGGTGCTGATCGGCGAACCCGGGGTCGGCAAGACCGCGATCGTCGAGGGGCTCGCGATCCGGATGATGAACGGCGACGTGCCCGACGGCCTCAAGGATCGTCGGCTGCTCAGCCTCGACATGGGTTCGCTGATCGCGGGCGCGAAATATCGAGGCGAGTTCGAGGAGCGCCTGAAAGGTGTGCTCGACGAGGTGAAGGGCGCCGCGGGCGAGATCATCCTGTTCATCGACGAGATGCATACGCTGGTCGGCGCGGGAAAGAGCGAAGGCGCGATGGACGCATCGAACCTCTTGAAGCCCGCCCTCGCGCGCGGCGAGCTGCACTGCATCGGCGCCACCACGCTCGACGAATATCGCAAGCACGTCGAAAAGGACCCCGCGCTCGAACGTCGCTTCCAGCCGGTGTTCGTGGGTGAACCGACGGTTGAAGATACGATCAGCATCCTGCGCGGCCTCAAGGAAAAGTACGAGCTCCACCACGGGATCACCATCACCGATCCCGCGATCGTGGCCGCCGTGACGCTGTCGAACCGCTACATCTCCGACCGCTTCTTGCCCGACAAGGCGATCGACCTGATGGACGAGGCCGCCAGCCGGATCCGGATGGAAGTCGAGAGCAAGCCCGAGGAAATCGAGAACCTCGACCGGCGGATCATGCAATTGAAGATCGAGCGCGAGGCGCTGAAGCGCGAGAAGGACGCGGCCTCGCGCGATCGGCTCGGCAATCTCGAAGGCGAACTCGGCAATCTCGAGCAGCAGTCGGCCGAGCTGACCCAACGCTGGCAGGCCGAGAAAGAGAAGATCGCCGCTGCCTCGAAGGTGCAGGAGCAATTGGACTCCGCCCGGCTGGAGCTCGAGCAGGCGCAGCGCGGGGGCGATCTCGCCAAGGCCGGCGAGCTTGCCTACGGGCGCATCCCCGCGCTCGAGAAGCAGCTTGAGGACGCCCGCGCGGTCTCGCAGCATGCGATGCTGCGCGAGGAAGTCACCGAGCAGGATATCGCCGCGGTCGTCAGCCGCTGGACCGGTGTGCCGGTCGAGCGGATGATGGAGGGTGAGCGCGAGAAATTGCTCCAGATGGAGCAATTGATCGGCAAGCGCGTCATCGGCCAGGACCAGGCGGTCAAGGCCGTGTCGACCGCCGTCCGCCGCGCCCGGGCGGGCCTGCAGGACCCGAACCGGCCCTTGGGGTCCTTCCTGTTCCTCGGGCCGACCGGCGTCGGCAAGACCGAGCTGACCAAGGCGCTCGCCGAATTCCTGTTCGACGATGCGACCGCGATGGTCCGCATCGACATGAGCGAATTCATGGAGAAGCATGCCGTCGCCCGGCTGATCGGCGCGCCCCCGGGCTATGTCGGCTACGAAGAAGGCGGCGTGCTGACCGAGGCGGTTCGGCGCCGGCCCTACCAGGTGGTTCTCTTCGACGAGGTCGAGAAAGCGCACGGCGACGTCTTCAACATTCTCCTCCAGGTGCTCGACGACGGGCGGTTGACCGACGGCCAGGGCCGCACGGTCGACTTCACCAACACGATCATCATCCTGACCTCCAACCTCGGCAGCCAGTATCTCGCCGCGCTCGGCGACGACGAGCCGGTCGAGAAGGCCGAACCGCAGGTGATGGACGTCGTGCGCGCCCATTTCCGGCCCGAATTCCTCAACCGATTGGACGAGGTCATCCTGTTCCACCGCCTCTCGGCGGGGAACATGGCGCCGATCGTCGACATCCAGGTCGACCGGCTGCGCAGGCTGCTGACCGACCGCAAGATCAAGCTCGAGCTGACCGAGGCCGCGCGGGCGTGGCTGGCGCGAGTCGGCTACGACCCGACCTACGGCGCGCGTCCGCTGAAGCGCGCCGTCCAGCGCTATCTGCAGGACCCGCTCGCCGATCTCATTCTCCGGGGCGAGGTGCGCGACGGATCGACGGTGCGGGCCGACGAGGGCGATGGTGGACTGACGCTGACGCCGGTGGCCGAAGAGCGCGCCGCGGCCTAG
- a CDS encoding putative 2OG-Fe(II) oxygenase: protein MVRLLEPAVAAARDPHLWQLLGLARRGLLDSDGAVAAFGAAADLAPDDVRIAHALALATLEAGRPAADLYQRALSLAPTDAGLLVGHASAVADNGRGAEAEGGLRQLLRDHPGWHDGHAAFARLAAANGGGTDGTATVREALTRFPKDPALWRLLLRLLLDGGRHAETLELAPQATAAVGASTEWARAEAIALSELGRAAEAQRLFDRLPADAVANGMVQRVRNLIRLGRLAEATVLAEARPGDGADAVLWPYRALLWRVTGDERWQWLEGDPRLIGTYDLGLTAGEIEALATMLRALHQRSGQLPDQSVRRGTQTDGNLLARAEPEIVRLRTALLDAVQTHVAQLPPPVAGHPTLGGPRMPIRVSGSWSVRLSDAGFHVDHVHPYGWLSSACYVALPQADDTREEGWLAFGENRVLLPDLAGFRSVKPVVGQLVLFPSTMWHGTRPFRAGERLTVAFDIARPPIG, encoded by the coding sequence ATGGTTCGCCTGCTTGAGCCCGCCGTGGCGGCGGCGCGCGACCCTCATCTGTGGCAGTTGCTTGGGCTCGCCCGGCGCGGGCTGCTCGACAGCGACGGCGCAGTCGCAGCGTTCGGCGCCGCGGCGGACCTCGCCCCCGATGATGTGCGGATCGCCCATGCGCTGGCGCTCGCTACTCTCGAAGCGGGGCGTCCGGCTGCGGACTTGTATCAACGGGCGCTGAGCCTCGCGCCGACCGACGCCGGCCTGCTGGTCGGTCACGCCTCGGCGGTGGCGGACAATGGACGCGGCGCGGAGGCGGAGGGCGGCCTGCGGCAATTGCTTCGCGACCATCCCGGCTGGCATGATGGGCATGCGGCCTTCGCACGGCTGGCCGCCGCCAATGGCGGTGGGACCGACGGGACCGCGACGGTACGCGAGGCGCTCACGCGCTTTCCGAAGGACCCCGCGCTGTGGCGGCTGTTGCTACGGCTACTGCTCGATGGGGGCCGTCATGCGGAGACGCTCGAACTCGCCCCGCAGGCAACGGCGGCCGTCGGTGCGTCGACCGAGTGGGCCCGCGCCGAGGCGATCGCGCTGAGCGAGCTTGGCCGGGCGGCAGAGGCACAGCGGCTGTTCGACCGGCTGCCCGCCGATGCGGTCGCGAATGGAATGGTGCAGCGTGTGCGCAACCTCATCCGTCTCGGCCGGCTCGCAGAGGCGACCGTGCTCGCCGAAGCTCGACCGGGCGATGGCGCCGATGCGGTTCTGTGGCCCTATCGGGCGCTGCTGTGGCGGGTTACCGGCGACGAGCGCTGGCAGTGGCTCGAAGGCGATCCCCGCTTGATTGGGACCTACGACCTCGGGCTGACGGCGGGGGAGATCGAGGCGTTGGCGACGATGCTCCGCGCCTTGCACCAGCGCTCGGGGCAGTTGCCCGACCAGTCGGTGCGTCGGGGTACCCAGACCGACGGCAATTTGCTCGCGCGCGCCGAACCGGAAATCGTCCGTCTGCGCACAGCGCTGCTCGACGCCGTGCAAACGCACGTCGCGCAGCTGCCGCCGCCGGTTGCCGGCCATCCCACACTGGGTGGCCCCCGCATGCCGATCCGGGTCAGCGGATCGTGGTCGGTGCGCCTGTCCGACGCCGGCTTCCACGTCGATCACGTCCATCCGTACGGCTGGCTGAGCTCAGCCTGCTACGTCGCCTTGCCGCAGGCCGACGACACGCGTGAGGAAGGGTGGCTGGCGTTCGGCGAAAACCGTGTCCTGCTGCCCGACCTCGCCGGCTTCCGGTCGGTCAAGCCGGTCGTCGGCCAGCTCGTGCTATTCCCTTCGACCATGTGGCACGGCACCCGGCCGTTCAGGGCCGGCGAGCGGCTGACGGTCGCCTTCGATATCGCCCGACCGCCGATCGGCTAG